AGTGTGCAAAGCTTTAGCAGGATTTTTATTTGATTCCGATGAGGCGATGGTGCGTTTAGACATGTCCGAATTTATGGAAAAACATTCGGTCGCACGGTTAATTGGTGCTCCTCCAGGCTATGTGGGTTACGAAGAAGGCGGCTATCTTACTGAAGCAGTGCGTCGAAAGCCTTATTCTGTGGTGCTTTTGGATGAAATTGAAAAAGCACATGCGGATGTATTCAATATTTTATTACAAGTATTAGAAGATGGTCGGTTAACCGATAGTCATGGACGTACCGTCGACTTTCGAAATACAGTGATTGTTATGACATCGAATTTAGGATCGCAAATTATTCAAGAATTTACTTCAAAGCAGGACTATGCCGCTTTAAAAAGTACATTAATGGATATCATTGCGCAACATTTTCGACCTGAATTTATTAATCGCGTTGATGAAGTGGTTGTATTTCATGCCTTAAATGAAACACAAATTCATTCGATTACAAAAATTCAATTACAACGCCTCCGTCAACGTCTTGGTGAACGAGACTTACACTTAGAAGTGAGCGAAGCTGCCATAAACCATATTGCTAAAATGGGTTACGATCCTGTTTATGGCGCACGACCTTTAAAACGGACGATTCAGCAAGAATTGGAAAACCCCATTGCCAAGGAAATGCTTGAAGAAAAATTTCTGCCGGGGGACAAAATTTTTGTGGATTATAGTGACGATAAAATAAAATTAACCGCAAAAAAACAACGTCAAAAAATGAGGAAATAAAAAATAAACAACGATAAAACTATCCAATGGATTGCGCCAATTCTGTTGCATAACCTAAATAATTGGTCGGAGATAATTGGAGTAGTCTTTTTTTAGCATGATTGGGTATTTTTAAATCGTTAATAAATTGGTGAAGCATTTTTTGATCAACCTTTTTTCCTTGGGTTAATTGTTTTAATTGCTCATAAGGCAGGTTAGCGGAATAACGTCTTAAAACGGTTTGTATGGCTTCGGCCAGTATTTCCCAATGCTGATTCAGATCTTCCAAAAGTTTTGTGTCATCAACGGAAATTTTTTTTAAACCACATAATAAACTGTTATAGCCGATTAGCGTGTATGCGAACGCTGATCCTAGATTGCGAAGTAATGTTGAATCTCTTAAATCTCGCTGCCAGCGGGAAATAGGCAAGGTTCTGGAAAAATGTTGATAAAGACTATTTGCTAAACTGAGATTTCCTTCTGCATTTTCAAAATCGATAGGATTAATTTTATGAGGCATTGTCGAAGAACCTATTTCACCAGGTTCGGTGTTTTGCTTGAAATAACCGAGAGAAATATAACCCCAACAATCAGCGGCTAAATTTATGAATATGTTATTGATTCGTTTTAAATTGTCGCAGTATTCCGCAATCGTGTCATGTGGTTCAATCTGGGTGGTATATGCGTTCCAATCTAGATTTAAACGGGTTACGAATTTTTTGCTGAGTGCAGGCCAGTTAATATCAGGGTAAGCAATTCGATGTGCATTATAATTACCAATCGCACCATTAAATTTACCGCGTAGTTTAATAGCCATCAATAATTTTTTTTGTTCGATTAAACGATTCGCAAAATTGGCCAATTCTTTACCCATGGTGGTCGGTACAGCCGGTTGACCATGTGTGCGGCTAAGCATGGGGTGTGATGCATAGCGATGTGCATATTTTTTTAAACACGTAATCAGTTTTTGAATAGCGGGTAATAAATGTTGAGTACGTACTTCCTTGAGCATTAAGGCATAAGACAGGTTATTGATATCCTCTGAGGTACACGCAAAATGTACAAACTCGCGAATAGGTTTTAATGAAGGGATTTTAGTTAATTTTTCCTTTAAAAAATATTCGACGGCTTTAATATCATGCCGCGTCGTTTTTTCTAACGTTTTAATTTTTTCAGCATCTTTCAAACTAAATTTTTCAATGATAGCCTCTAATTGTTGTTGGCTTTTTAAGGAAAACTTTGGAATTTCCTTGATATGAGGTTCATGAGCCAATGTTTGTAGCCAACGTATTTCAATCAATACTCTAAAATAAAATAAACCATACTCACTGCATAAACAACGCAAACTATCGGTTTTATCAGAATAACGTCCATCAATTGGGGAAATCGCAGTTAAAGAATTAAGTTGCACAAAGGCCTCGATAAATTTATTTACAGTTCTTCGGATCCCTCTGGATCATATTTTTCGGATCGATCATGTCGTTTTTCTTTACTTTTTAATTTATGTTTATTGATTTGCTGCTCTATTTTATCAATTAATTCATCAATAGCCGTGTAAAGATTTTCATTTTTAGCACGGGCATAAAATTCATTACCATGGGTATGCATTAACGCTTTAGCGACTTGATCTAGATGTTCAAGACTTAAAGTAATATGTAATGTTGAGGTTTTATGCGTTATACGTTCCAGTCGTTTAAATTTATCTAAAATATATTGTTTTAAAGCATCGGTCACTTTAATGCCATCGTCTGTAATCGTAATTTGCATAAGGCCCTCTTTATAATTAATTGTTTTAAATAATGTTCTAAAAAATGCCCACCCGATTATACCTTAGATTAGGCTCTCCTGTGGAGAGGGTGAGCGTTATCGATCCATTTTAAATCGATTGCGTGTTATGAAAAATGAGCGTCAAAATGAGTTGGTTTGTAAAAACTGATTAAAAATTAAACCAATTTTGCCTTGTATTTATTATTAAGGTTATAGATCAAATTCATGTCCTAAATAAATTTCTCTGACCCGTTGATTCTTCAATACTTCCTGTGGTGTG
The DNA window shown above is from Rickettsiella grylli and carries:
- the purB gene encoding adenylosuccinate lyase; translation: MQLNSLTAISPIDGRYSDKTDSLRCLCSEYGLFYFRVLIEIRWLQTLAHEPHIKEIPKFSLKSQQQLEAIIEKFSLKDAEKIKTLEKTTRHDIKAVEYFLKEKLTKIPSLKPIREFVHFACTSEDINNLSYALMLKEVRTQHLLPAIQKLITCLKKYAHRYASHPMLSRTHGQPAVPTTMGKELANFANRLIEQKKLLMAIKLRGKFNGAIGNYNAHRIAYPDINWPALSKKFVTRLNLDWNAYTTQIEPHDTIAEYCDNLKRINNIFINLAADCWGYISLGYFKQNTEPGEIGSSTMPHKINPIDFENAEGNLSLANSLYQHFSRTLPISRWQRDLRDSTLLRNLGSAFAYTLIGYNSLLCGLKKISVDDTKLLEDLNQHWEILAEAIQTVLRRYSANLPYEQLKQLTQGKKVDQKMLHQFINDLKIPNHAKKRLLQLSPTNYLGYATELAQSIG
- the hpf gene encoding ribosome hibernation-promoting factor, HPF/YfiA family, whose translation is MQITITDDGIKVTDALKQYILDKFKRLERITHKTSTLHITLSLEHLDQVAKALMHTHGNEFYARAKNENLYTAIDELIDKIEQQINKHKLKSKEKRHDRSEKYDPEGSEEL